The genomic window GATGTGCACACCCCTCGACGCCAGCGCTGGAGTTTCAGCAGTGAGGCAGGCCATGAAAACCTCAAAACtcaccagctcctccacggTGTCCCGAGAGGCCTACCGCACCGCCATACCGTTCTTCGGCACGCTGGGTCAGCTTGGACGGCTTGAGGTGGTTCTGACACACCATAGACAGTACTCGAGCACCGTCACGTCGAGGACAGCTGTGGTGACGGCCGCTGATTTTGCCCGGAACGCAATGCAGGTGTACCAAAATGGGGCGGTACCGAGCCGATCGTACTTTCTCTCAGCCTCAGCTATCACAGCGGCCGCGCACGGTGCTGCATGCGTCGGAGCCACGCATCACATGACGTGGCATGACATCCACATGCGCTCACATTGGGCCACCGTGACCCAGCTTGAGCGAACACAAGGGCACGCGCTGCTCCCCTCACAGGTGCTGGTCGGCCTTGACGAGACCTTCTCTTACGTGCATGACTACACCGTCGGACTGCGCGTGACGCAGCGCACCAGCGATGTGGGGAGTACATCGCATGAGAACAAGTCGAGTATGACGAAGCTCACGCAAACGGTGCAGCGCAAGGAGTGGCCATCGTACCTCGTCCCGAATGCGGTGGTATTTGCGCAGCTGACACCGGTAGACAAGCCGCACGAGTGGAACTTGGAGATGTACCTTCCTACGTCGACGTATcgtgtgctgctggtgaCGGCGTTGACTGTGGCTCTGGTTGCGATTGGGCTGCCGGTTGTGTGGCTGCGCTGCGGAGAGATGCGGAGGGACTACAACGAGTGGCGCACTCCGCTGTGACTCTGTGAGAGAAGTATGTGATATTTGTGGTGGCGAGGTGTACGAACAGTATCAAGAACGGGACAGTGTCCTGTTGCAGCAAGGCTCTCTgccccccctttttttttccgctgCGTGTGCTTCTGCTGGTGCGTGCCTGTCTCGCATTTTTGTTTCTTCACACCCTTTTCACGTGCACTGCACGCATGCGCCATCTTTGGGCCCCGTTGCATCAATGCTAGTAGGCCGTGTACAGGCCCCCAAAGACACGCGCTCCCACAGTCCTCAGGAGGTGCTCATTCCTTTCTCTTTACCTTTTCGCACTCCCTCTGTCGTTGCCGGCaagctgcgctgcgctgggCAGGAAGCTGCACCAGCCCACAGCCTTGACGTTGCCAGTCGCCGGACGCTCCGCTTCCTGATTCTGCTCAGtgcaccccctctcctttcctgATGGTACCTggtctctcgctcttccaGCGTTTTCCGTATCACGGCGGTACCAACggcctcttctctctgctgccgctgctctccctccgtctccttcCCTCATTCTCATTACTgccttctctgccgccccACTCCTTCGGGCTTTGGTTTCTTtatacccccccccccttctcgcaCACATCCATGCCGTCCGCACACTCTCTGTTTGGCTCCTCGCAAGACTACATCGCCGAACGGCACAACACAACAAACATGGGCCATCTCGACCAGTGGCGTTCTCGTCAGAAGATCGGCATGGGCAAGggtgcccgctgctgcgtcatcTGCTCCAACCAGAAGGCGCTGATCCGCAAGTACGAGCTGAACGTGTGCCGTCAGTGCTTCCGTGAAAACGCCGAGCACATCGGTTTCACCAAGCTGCGCTGAGGAGCCTGCCATGCTAAGGGAGCGCAGGaaaacgagagaggaggcaaaAGGGTcccggagagagagagagagagcaggtCAAGTGATACGGGGAAGCGTGAGTGCGTGAGCCACGGGACGCAGAACATCGgaaccccctccccctccccccgccaCCGTCCGCCTTCTTGTGACTTTCTCTTCCTCGGCTGTTTGTCGAGCttctcgccccctcctccccgaaCTCCACTCTTcccagctcctcctcttgtgtgtgtgtgtgcacgtgtgccttGAGCGTGTGTAGTTCATTGCTCCTTCTTTagttgttttctcttttcgtttgcACATCTCGACATCATGGCCGTGCTTCGTTCTTCCCTCCTCACCTCCcccgacgcacgcacgcacacgcacacgcacacacacacacacacacagacaaacctgtgcgtgtgtgtcattctctctctccccgcgtGTCACTTATCTGTTGAGGTCCCCacttcccccctcctcctccctcacgcATCCTTTTTTGCCCGACACTTTCGGCATTGTGACTCCAGTCATTCGCCGACGGGATGGAGAGCGCGCACTATCCGTGCGAGAGAGGTCGGGCCGACTCAGTGGTGGGGACATGCATTCGGCATGGCGGACGGCTcggtgggaggaggaggaggaggaggggggcgacaCGTGACATGGAAGTGGCGGGACGGCAGCGTCTTTTCGAAATCCGAGCGAAAGGCGAAAGAAAGGAAACACAGCAGCGGGCTCGAACAGGTTGTTCAAGGGGAGATGTCGGGCGGCGGTAGGAGGGGCACCGCAGGCGTGTCTGCTCCACCACACATGCTTTCCGGGACAGAGACAGGAGGCGTTGGGCGGCGAGAGTGTCCTGTACTCTCCACTTGCTCGTCCGAGCattctctctgcgcgtgttTGAGCACTGTGGAGTACTGTGCTGCGCACCAACAGCCagcttcgtcgccgccggtgagTGGTGCTTTCGGCGAGGCGACGTACGTATGTATGTGTagtgtgtatgcgtgcgtgcctctctctctgtgcctgccggccccctcctctcttcctgAGCATCCCCGATGGCGATCTTCTTTGTGAGCCTACTTCATTCGGCGgcacctctctccctgcctccttctttccccctttctctttgCGCCTGCCAGCGATGCCTccgtgtgtacgtgtgtgtgtggggtgcGCATGACGGCACCGACGGCAACCAAGCCCCCATCCTTCCACACCCCGCACGAGCTGAGGATTGCCCAACGTCAGAGgttcaccgctgctgcactcctctcctcttctcacTCTCATCCTATCGAGCTGACATTGCAGCACCTGGTCACATATATCGAGCGCACAGGGACACAGGggacacacatgcacacacacatgcacaccgccCCCGCTGCAACCCCTCTCTGTCCATCTCACGGCGCTTATCTTTCCTTTTCTAGCGGAtccttcagcagcaccatcacCGTCACACAGCGGCACTGACGGCGTACAAGGTACGGTGTACAGCcgttccctctctctgctaCGTGACGTCGTCATCATCTCCCACGACGCACCCCACCtgcctcttcccctcctcgATTGAGCGCTGTGCTCCATCTCGAGTGCGTGGCCAACTCTTCGCACCCGATCAGCATATTTGACGATTgggcacgcgtgtgcgccctGTGCGCTCTCTGCAAGCCAACTATGCGCTTCTCCCGTGTGTCGGTGCCGGGCGTCAAGCGTGTCATCACCATCTGTAGCGCCAAGGGCGGTGTTGGCAAgtccaccacctccgtcAATGTCGCTCTTGCGCTGAAGAACATGGGGCACAGCGTCGGCCTCGTCGACGCAGACATAACAGGGCCGTCCATCCCTACGATGATGGGGGTGGAAAGCTCCCAGGTCGAGACGTACCGCGTCGCTGGCAGCGACCGTTTCGGTCCCCCCATGAACTTCGGCGTGAAGGTGATGAGCATGGGGCTCATTGTCCCGTATGACGAGGCCATCGCTGTGCGCGGGCCGATGGTGAACAAGTACATCCGCGCCCTGCTCTTCCAAACGGATTGGGAGGAACTAGACTACCTCCTCATCGACATGCCGCCCGGCACCAACGACGTGCATCTCACAATCACGCAGGAGGTCATGCTCACTGGCGCCGTGATTGTCTCGACGCCGCAGAAGGTGGCACTCATCGATGTGCGGCGCGGCATCGACATGTTCGCGGCTGTCAATGCGCCGGTGCTGGGGCTTGTGGAGAACATGAGCTACTTTAAGTGCGACAGTTGTGACAAGCGGCATTACATCttcggccgcggcggcgtggcgcgcgcggcggaggagctggGGGTGCCGTTTCTGGGTGAAATCCCGTTCGTGAGTCGCATTATGCAGGACACCGACGAGGGCGTACCCCCCGCACTGCGCGGAGACGCGACgttggaggcggcgaagccgTACTACGAGCTTGCCGAGCGTATCCACGCGACGTtgggcgagagcgagaggaacAGGGCTGGTGACGGCAGCGGGGGGGATGACCGTCAACGCGCTCCTGCCCCCGAGCCGGCCATCGTATTCGAGTGAACGATGCGCAGTGCGAAGGCGCAGGAACAAAACAGCGAAAAAGGCGACGCCGCGTTTTGCACAGAAGGCCGCTCTGTTGATTGGCTgcactccctccccctccaaGCCTATCATCAGCCCTGGGGCTCATCCTTTCGCGAGTGAGGAGGGTGTgagctggtgtgtgtgtgtgtttgtgtgtggtgggagggagatggaggggagggggaacgTTGGCCATTGTGTCATggagctctctctcttctccttctcccccctttctGGCGATGATGAAACttccgtctccctccctgcatctctctcccatctctcttccctcctctccttgcTGCCCTGCCTCGTCGCGTCCCAgttcgcttctctctctattTCTTGGCTTccgctgcccccccccccccccaccacgacgCTCCAGCGAGTAGTCCTTATCTTCATCGCCATCATCCGCGTCTGCCTGTGCGAGAGACAAAGAGACGACGTCTTTCTGCCTCCCTCTTGTTGAATCCGATAGTTTTGCACATTCCCACTGCACCTTTACTCGCTCTCTTCGTGCCCTTTTCTCTactctctgtgtgtctcccCTGTCGACCTGTGCgcagcccctccccttctctcatTGTCCCCCTCGCCCCTACACGCCCCATCCCCTTGGTGCGTCCTTCTTGACAAAGCGCACAACGAGCTCGACACACGTGTTGCAGTCAGAGAGGGAGGTACCGCCTGTCTTTGCAATGACCCGTCGCAGCAAATTTGTGAGGGCGGCTTCGGCTGGCGTGGCGCTGACGATGATTGTGATGGCGACACTGTGCTGCACGTCAGCGGTGTGCGTccccgccaccgcgcgcACGAACTTCGAAAACGGACGCCGATTCGCGGCGATTCCGGAGATACCTGCGGTGGTGAAGCAGATCTGGAGTGTGCCGCCGGCCTCCGATGAGGGCGCAGGCAGCCCGTTGCACGTGATGGTGAGCGCGCCCTCCAAGTACGAGTTGGCCGGTCAGGAGTATCCGCCAAACAGCGCTTCGCGAATCGAGTGCACGCTGCCGTTGGTGGTGGAACGTGTGCACAAAGACGCAGACCACGCTCATGCCTCCTCGCCCGGCGTCGTTGCTATGGATACTGCTGCGATCGCTCCGGCTGATCAGCCGCACATAATGCCGGCAGCCTTGcccgcgcagctcctgcgcaGCCCTCTCGCAAATGGAGAGGCCGCGCCCACGCTGAAGCCGCTCAGCAAGACATTGAGCTTGTTGCCGATTCACCAGCGCAAACAGCTGGTGTCGCCCTCGTACAGGGCTGCTGGGCAACTCGCAGCGCACCAGGGCGGCCAAAAGGCCGCAGTGGAGGTGGCGCCTGCGGCAGTGACGGCCaacgccagctcctccggCTCCTCTGAGGGGTCGTCGAGCCGAGAGGACAACCACGGTGTAATCCTTTCCAGCGGTGTAatcgcctccttcaccgtGGCTTTCATCTTCGCCGGCTTGCTGCTGATCTTGGTGTTGGCAGAGGCTTGCGCAATGGTCAGCGCGTTCATGGCGCATCGCCGGATGCGTGCGGCCCGAGATGTGGAGGGTGCCGATAACCCCATCGAGCCCAAGTGCGCCGACTTCcgcgacaccgccgtcgaTGTGTAGGTGAGGTGTCCGCACTTGTGCTCGGTGGTGGGGGGTGCGCGACTCGGagtgtggggaggggggatgagGCTTCGAAGCTGGAGTGAGCacgcgagtgcgtgtgcgcctgagctgccggcggtggAAGCGAGGAACGTGCCCGACGCAGGAGTGGCAGTGACTCTGAGAGTAACGtcaaggggagaggggatgCAAAGAAGATGCAGGGCGCCGGCAAATGGTGCGCCCTGCATCTAATCCCCTTTCCCTTCCGTGCCCCATCTTTTCTTCGTGCTCTTTCCATCGCTGCTTTCCTGGTCGGATGCGCCCACaggtgtgcacgcgcgcgtatggtgtgtgtgtgtgtgtgcgcttgaGACGGCCACCCTGTCCTGTACAATctgaccgccgccgccaacaccgccccccccccccattccttcctccctttctcctttCGCTTGTCTCATTTTCGCCGGACTCTACTTCCGTCGTCGCTTTGCGTCTCTTGTATCTCTTCTCTCCACCTTCCCTGAAGTGGGTACGCGGGCTGCGGTCGGCGTGGTGTGTTTCATCGTCACCCTGCGCGCCGTTCTCCTCCAGTCCGCTTGTCGTGGGAAAGGAAgaaagcggcagcagagcagcacGGAAACACAACGaaatgccccccccccccctcccctccctccccctccctccatacacacacgcgagagGCGAGAAACGGCGGAGGGACGACGGTGATGGTGTGTGGGTGCtgagtgcgtgtgtcgtGTGCAGAGATGAGGCGCAGATGGctggtggggagggggatggtAGATGAGACAGCACCTTTCTGGTTTGTCTTGGTTTCTCGCCCCACTTTTCACTCCCTCGACCTTCCGCGTCTTGGGCAGTACACGGCGTCTTCTgcggcccccctccctctcctccttcccaAGGGTCATCTCTTCACCTGCGCACCTTGCCCATGAAACTCTCTCTTACGCCTTCTCtatccgtgtgtgtgtgtgtgtgtatgtgtgtgatAGGGAAAACAAGTAACGACTCTCTAtatccacacacacacacacacacatacacctctctatatgtgtatgtacaGATGTATACCTCTGTATACATCGATAAAGAAACCGAAAAAAATGTCGAacagcgagcagcagcctTCCCGAGTGTTTGCAActctgtgtctctgtgtgggaGGCAGTCACGATGtgcagaggagaagagcacgCCGTGACGCGAGGTCCCGGCGATGCACCCTTGCGGAGGTGGCAGAGGTGATTCCACGACGTGTGTAATCACACTTCGGGAGGGGGACTGTCCGCTCGCAATCGTTAATCAACCAAGCAAGTGACATACACACGAGAAACAGCAAAAGCAAACATAGAACCAAGAGCCGAAGAGGACGTGCACGGCTTTGTGCACAAATCCGACGCGCGCGACGGAAGGAGAAACGGCCGACTGCACA from Leishmania major strain Friedlin complete genome, chromosome 28 includes these protein-coding regions:
- a CDS encoding putative ribosomal protein S29, which encodes MGHLDQWRSRQKIGMGKGARCCVICSNQKALIRKYELNVCRQCFRENAEHIGFTKLR
- a CDS encoding MRP protein-like protein, whose amino-acid sequence is MRFSRVSVPGVKRVITICSAKGGVGKSTTSVNVALALKNMGHSVGLVDADITGPSIPTMMGVESSQVETYRVAGSDRFGPPMNFGVKVMSMGLIVPYDEAIAVRGPMVNKYIRALLFQTDWEELDYLLIDMPPGTNDVHLTITQEVMLTGAVIVSTPQKVALIDVRRGIDMFAAVNAPVLGLVENMSYFKCDSCDKRHYIFGRGGVARAAEELGVPFLGEIPFVSRIMQDTDEGVPPALRGDATLEAAKPYYELAERIHATLGESERNRAGDGSGGDDRQRAPAPEPAIVFE